From a region of the Chrysiogenia bacterium genome:
- a CDS encoding metallophosphoesterase translates to MRIAYASDLHGEMNHYRGLFELAAEDNCDAVILGGDLSPKKFSKSKIIGYHRRFYEEQLFPLIEQARNDRPDLQVYVIMGNDDCAPNASVFEDSPLVTWLHGKTLELEPGLLLSGYSYVDITPFYLKDWERWDKGTPYKKLRNLKGVRSNFETNILEAFAFDEEPHDTIESDLAPLTEELAGKDFIWVAHCPPYQSKLDKMAMKVHVGSEAVRDFIERARPLVSLHGHIHESPRMTGNYFDEVGATLSINAGQDFTHLHAVVFDTEKPRETLRHTRL, encoded by the coding sequence ATGCGCATCGCCTACGCCTCAGACCTCCATGGGGAGATGAACCACTACCGCGGGCTCTTTGAGCTGGCGGCAGAGGACAATTGCGACGCGGTGATTCTGGGCGGCGATCTCTCGCCAAAGAAGTTCTCGAAGTCCAAGATCATCGGCTACCACCGACGCTTCTATGAAGAGCAGCTCTTTCCACTGATCGAACAGGCGCGCAATGACCGGCCCGACCTGCAGGTCTACGTCATCATGGGAAACGACGATTGCGCCCCCAATGCGAGTGTCTTCGAGGACTCGCCGCTCGTCACCTGGCTCCACGGCAAGACGCTCGAACTCGAACCCGGCCTGCTGCTCTCGGGCTACAGCTACGTGGACATCACACCCTTCTATCTCAAGGACTGGGAGCGCTGGGACAAGGGCACGCCTTATAAAAAGCTGCGCAACCTCAAGGGAGTGCGCAGCAACTTCGAGACAAACATTCTCGAAGCCTTCGCCTTCGATGAAGAGCCCCACGATACGATCGAGTCCGACCTGGCACCGCTGACCGAAGAACTCGCCGGCAAGGACTTCATCTGGGTCGCCCACTGCCCGCCCTATCAGTCGAAGCTCGACAAGATGGCCATGAAGGTTCACGTGGGTTCCGAAGCAGTGCGTGACTTTATCGAGCGCGCCCGGCCGCTGGTATCCCTGCACGGGCACATCCACGAATCGCCGCGCATGACCGGCAACTACTTCGACGAGGTGGGCGCCACGCTCTCAATCAATGCCGGCCAGGATTTCACCCACCTCCACGCCGTCGTCTTCGATACCGAAAAACCCCGTGAGACCCTGCGGCATACGCGCCTCTAG
- a CDS encoding carotenoid oxygenase family protein, with product DFVTPVGSNGEWEQGLPGLLEPLISVAAHPAPAHDEGALYFVNYNQFPPGAPGGGTWIARWDMEGKLKRWKLEGMSPFDSIHDIKATRDYLVITDLPFVVEPRTFRGKPRKKAAADFTQMWIVAKEDLRRAKPGTPVGVKELRIPMASGHILVDYENPGGELNVFLQHIPTADLAMTFTTKDVSHTSGKRFDGGYEGMINFGLQPTPVGRYRVNGRTGELLDSKVALDAEGFWSGVLWSNDFYNKSAIDHPQNLFFGSIGCDPELISQAAWDLYHDYENPMVPMDALPTKPVPGTLSRIDLESMEFDDQWQYPEGSFPHPPTYVPRKNARHDKDGYVVTVCHQDGAKEVHIFDAANLSKGPLARATSPDFVVPLMLHSCWMPKRSGPRPSHYRVSPVRDALEAVAKAPAKTIETFGMIRGMAGF from the coding sequence CGACTTCGTAACACCCGTGGGCTCCAACGGCGAGTGGGAACAGGGCCTGCCCGGGCTTCTCGAGCCGCTCATCTCCGTGGCGGCGCACCCGGCCCCCGCCCACGACGAGGGCGCGCTCTACTTCGTCAACTACAACCAGTTTCCCCCCGGCGCGCCGGGGGGCGGCACGTGGATCGCCCGTTGGGATATGGAAGGCAAGCTCAAGCGCTGGAAGCTCGAAGGGATGAGCCCCTTCGACTCCATCCACGACATCAAGGCGACCCGGGACTATCTGGTCATCACCGACCTGCCCTTTGTCGTCGAGCCGAGAACCTTTCGCGGAAAGCCGCGCAAGAAGGCGGCCGCCGACTTCACCCAGATGTGGATCGTCGCCAAGGAAGATCTGCGCCGCGCAAAGCCCGGCACCCCGGTCGGCGTCAAAGAGCTGCGCATCCCCATGGCCAGCGGCCACATTCTCGTCGACTACGAGAACCCCGGCGGCGAGCTGAACGTCTTTCTCCAGCACATCCCCACCGCCGATCTGGCCATGACCTTCACCACGAAGGACGTCTCGCATACAAGCGGCAAGCGATTTGATGGCGGGTACGAGGGGATGATCAATTTCGGCCTGCAGCCCACGCCGGTGGGCCGCTATAGGGTAAACGGCCGCACCGGGGAGCTGCTCGACTCGAAGGTCGCGCTCGATGCCGAGGGCTTCTGGTCGGGCGTTCTCTGGAGCAACGACTTCTACAACAAGAGCGCCATCGATCACCCGCAAAATCTGTTCTTCGGTTCCATCGGCTGCGACCCCGAGCTCATTTCCCAGGCGGCGTGGGATCTCTACCACGACTATGAGAACCCCATGGTCCCGATGGACGCACTTCCCACAAAGCCCGTTCCTGGCACGCTCTCGCGCATCGACCTGGAGTCGATGGAGTTCGACGACCAGTGGCAATACCCAGAGGGTTCCTTCCCCCACCCGCCCACCTACGTGCCGCGAAAGAATGCCAGGCACGACAAGGACGGCTACGTCGTCACGGTCTGCCACCAGGACGGCGCCAAGGAAGTCCACATCTTCGACGCGGCCAATCTCTCAAAGGGCCCGCTCGCCCGCGCAACGAGCCCCGATTTTGTCGTGCCGCTCATGCTCCACTCGTGCTGGATGCCAAAGCGCAGCGGGCCGCGACCCTCGCACTACCGCGTCAGCCCCGTGCGCGATGCCCTCGAAGCGGTTGCAAAAGCGCCCGCCAAGACCATCGAGACCTTCGGTATGATCCGCGGCATGGCGGGCTTCTAG